From one Chanodichthys erythropterus isolate Z2021 chromosome 3, ASM2448905v1, whole genome shotgun sequence genomic stretch:
- the LOC137004667 gene encoding dynein axonemal assembly factor 8-like: MSAVLLQNMTNIIRILLTSQLLKTNKGTSHKVRWQKDLKLLQTFRPQRSANNSEEAAERTDILYEPEASYLPSVNTLPADLQMKECLLLTVSLSSPGLVAGRMQRKAQTVDSVFIKSHVYNALIAWFLSLTDPKNSNRKGNKLDAPFWVAGLQQFYREDGLALYICAMSLEDDCRKSRIGEVEKDESRFYRRVCKFFAQTSLKTVAFWVPQLNHLLEEQAYPTHVHVPSSYLDCFISVNQNIEAVKKAFSIIPGFYWQTLETEDQKCQRAEAINSQECHTETALVLIGRALFLNPLAMHHTLELMCRSSLDVCGVRFLYPLQELLTNFAVCKSVMHSEGEPVLTVAFRGPHANSVWQEITGPSDPQLARRTDPASINALYHHSQDQILLYSPRLASLVHLGLCLWFGGRIAKNTLSMVKDSKEGDRGKRSQILTSSPATLCATVKADIFLLVSPVVGPCCYSYILSACAKTGFSLLGLQRTQISMKQAQSLGLTTKQVTAFCHAPTVLLDGEQVELSSHCLVLLMRRESAVRHCSRLPIGLMNELAAQGLIGSICARFTDVVGPHVCFHTVPYSKTHHKVLGGLMWTVPECSHMVLSKHMYPSWPDVEQVVVLTLTGQNIMKNEMGFLHKVLRGDEAAGQDGFELLALKWEPKLSQRQAQELSPFEIGDREWQSSVQSLTSTPALVLALRRVRAFISLRRLLPQNYPGNLQVLMSPTPETAFRQTCLFFSEVELVPDHSSRPSLKFLPLHHIDTPGLRSQSLYSYMTVGPDPLLTLALFKPGAWRHCFGKILTIIKQNGYTLVGLRVLLLDSNMANALIHPPEQQEPTEEMELKYLRSGPSLALGLLRVNAVMRLLELMGPEDPVEARTIDQTLWRAQYGSDRLRNGIYGSPSYRKAVEDIKLVFPEGVCCTETSVIRHKKISCLHSDPDASVDREQLKTLRTTVKNKFSSGFGQGKAFFLTPLITHQKTESITQT; the protein is encoded by the exons ATGTCTGCTGTTCTACTGCAGAATATGACCAACATAATCAGAATTCTTCTCACATCCCAGCtgctcaaaacaaacaaaggtACAAG tcataaagtcagatGGCAGAAGGATCTGAAGCTCTTGCAAACATTCAGACCTCAACGTTCTGCTAATAACAGCGAGGAAGCTGCTGAGAGGACTGATATTCTTTATGAACCT GAAGCATCCTACCTTCCCTCAGTGAACACCCTACCTGCGGATCTACAGATGAAGGAATGTTTGCTGCTGACTGTGTCCTTGTCCAGTCCTGGGTTGGTGGCTGGAAGAATGCAGAGAAAAGCACAGACAGTGGATTCAGTCTTCATCAAGTCACATGTTTACAATGCACTCATAGCTTGGTTCTTGTCTTTG ACTGATCCCAAAAACAGCAATAGAAAAGGTAACAAGCTTGATGCCCCTTTCTGGGTGGCTGGGCTGCAGCAGTTTTATAGGGAGGATGGCTTGGCCTTGTACATCTGCGCCATGTCTCTCGAAGATGACTGTAGGAAATCCAGG ATTGGGGAGGTGGAAAAGGACGAGAGCAGGTTTTATAGGCGAGTTTGCAAGTTTTTTGCTCAGACGTCATTGAAGACTGTTGCATTCTGGGTACCTCAGCTTAATCATTTGCTGGAGGAACAGGCCTATCCTACACATGTCCACGTGCCCTCATCTTACCTGGACTGCTTCATCTCTGTCAACCAAAATATAGAG GCTGTTAAAAAGGCCTTTAGTATAATCCCAGGATTCTACTGGCAAACTCTGGAAACCGAAGACCAAAAATGTCAAAGGGCAGAAGCCATAAATTCTCAAGAGTGTCATACTGAG ACGGCACTTGTTCTGATAGGCAGGGCACTGTTTCTTAACCCACTGGCAATGCATCACACACTTGAGCTTATGTGCAGATCAAGTCTAGATGTATGTGGTGTCCGTTTCCTCTACCCACTCCAAGAGCTACTGACAAACTTTGCAG TCTGCAAGTCAGTTATGCATAGCGAGGGAGAGCCAGTGCTCACTGTGGCTTTCCGGGGTCCTCACGCTAACTCAGTGTGGCAGGAGATCACAGGGCCATCAGACCCCCAGCTGGCAAGGCGGACAGATCCAGCATCCATCAACGCCCTGTACCATCACAGTCAAGACCAGATCCTGCTCTACTCACCCCGTCTTGCCAGTCTTGTACATCTGGGGCTCTGCTTGTGGTTTGGTGGTAGAATAGCAAAAAACACCCTGTCAAT GGTTAAGGACTCAAAGGAGGGTGACCGAGGAAAAAGATCCCAAATCCTGACATCTTCTCCAGCAACTTTATGTGCCACCGTGAAAG CGGATATATTTCTCCTTGTGTCTCCTGTGGTTGGACCATGCTGTTATAGCTATATACTATCTGCATGTGCAAAGACAGGCTTCAGTCTGTTGGGACTTCAAAGGACACAGATCTCCATGAAACAAGCTCAATCTCTGGGTCTCACCACCAAGCAG GTTACAGCGTTCTGTCATGCTCCCACAGTGTTGCTGGATGGAGAACAGGTTGAGCTGTCCTCTCATTGTCTTGTGCTGCTCATGAGGAGAGAAAGTGCAGTTAGACACTGTTCCAGACTGCCGATAG GTTTGATGAATGAGCTTGCTGCACAAGGCCTTATTGGATCAATCTGTGCAAGATTCACAGATGTTGTTGGTCCACACGTCTGCTTTCACACTGTACCCTACTCTAAAACCCACCACAAAGTTCTGG GTGGGCTCATGTGGACAGTGCCAGAGTGTAGCCACATGGTCCTGTCCAAACACATGTATCCCTCTTGGCCAGATGTAGAGCAGGTGGTGGTTCTCACATTAACTGGTCAAAACATCATGAAGAATGAAATGGGCTTTCTTCATAAAGTTCTCAGGGGAGATGAAGCAG CTGGACAAGATGGATTTGAGTTGCTGGCATTGAAGTGGGAGCCCAAGCTGTCTCAGCGACAGGCACAAGAGTTGAGTCCTTTTGAGATTGGGGACAGAGAGTGGCAGAGCAGTGTGCAGAGCTTGACATCCACCCCTGCCCTGGTCTTGGCTCTGAGGAGGGTGAGGGCATTCATCAGCCTACGTAGACTTTTACCACAAAATTACCCAGGAAACCTGCAAGTATTGATGTCCCCCACTCCTGAGACTGCTTTCAGACAGACCTGCCTCTTCTTCTCGGAGGTAGAATTGGTCCCCG ATCACAGCAGTCGTCCATCATTGAAATTCCTACCACTTCATCACATTGACACTCCTG GTCTCAGAAGTCAGTCGCTTTACAGTTACATGACAGTGG GCCCAGATCCACTTTTGACTCTAGCTCTGTTCAAGCCTGGAGCCTGGAGACACTGCTTTGGTAAAATTCTCACCATTATCAAACAGAATGGATATACTCTAGTGGGCTTACGTGTGCTTCTGCTGGACTCAAACATGGCAAATGCACTGATACATCCACCGGAGCAACAG GAACCCACTGAGGAGATGGAGTTGAAGTACTTGAGATCTGGACCCTCGCTGGCTTTGGGTTTACTGAGAGTGAATGCAGTAATGAGGCTGTTGGAGCTGATGGGTCCTGAGGACCCTGTGGAAGCCCGTACTATAGATCAGACACTATGGAGGGCCCAGTATGGCTCTGACAGGCTGCGTAATGGCATCTATG GATCTCCATCTTATCGAAAGGCTGTAGAAGACATAAAACTGGTATTTCCAGAGGGAGTGTGCTGCACTGAAACTTCAGTTATAAGACACAAGAAG ATATCCTGTTTGCATTCAGATCCTGATGCTAGTGTGGACCGTGAACAGTTGAAAACCCTCAGAACCACTGTCAAGAACAAATTTTCATCAGGATTCGGTCAAGGCAAGGCGTTCTTCCTCACCCCTCTAATAACACATCAGAAAACTGAGTCAATAACACAAACATAA
- the igfals gene encoding insulin-like growth factor-binding protein complex acid labile subunit, which translates to MSPFVLLLLYTLGTSVVLPDPNKVQSRPSEEPRLSVDPKPSEEATGQKSEPCAKGCTCLQDDYSLELNVYCSTRNFTLVPSDIPLSTRSLWLDGNLFTNLPAAAFEKLSNLEFLNLQGSLLVSLDGHVFKGLNSIAHLHLERNNIRSLPGTVFQGTPNLASLSLNNNQLSRIDDRLFAGLSHMWLLNLGWNSLSVLPETGFQDLHGLRELVLAGNRLAYLQPQLFQGLTELKELDLTGNYLKVIKANVFLKLPKLQKLYLAQNQIVTVAPRAFVGMKSLRWLDLSRNRLSALHDETFLGLHSLHVLRLSNNSISSLRPGTFRDLQYLEELCLCHNQIRALGVRVFEGLGHLEVLNMENNRLQEARMGTFMGLNHLAVIKLTGSCFHSLPDQVFKGLSKIHSIHLDRGCLTKVSAQSFTGLTGLRRLFLQHNNISTVDRQSFVELQGLQQLDLRFNQLTTITSHTFYGLKNLDYLLLSGNLLHNFPAEALLPLQHLSWLDVSGNKLEVLLNATIYMLPRLRYLNLKDNVLVNLPASIPDSLDQLWLSGNNWKCDCSAKPFRDFILQKPQVVPLQVEMLGEGEEPHTLVTIYNNITCASPPSVSGLDLRNISSEHFRDC; encoded by the coding sequence ATGAGCCCCTTTGTACTTCTATTGTTGTACACACTGGGGACATCAGTGGTGCTGCCAGACCCCAACAAAGTGCAATCCAGACCCTCAGAGGAGCCGAGGCTCTCGGTAGATCCAAAGCCCTCAGAGGAAGCCACTGGCCAAAAAAGTGAGCCTTGCGCAAAGGGATGTACCTGTCTTCAAGATGACTACAGTTTAGAGCTCAATGTCTACTGCAGCACACGCAACTTCACCCTGGTTCCCTCCGACATCCCTCTGTCTACACGCTCACTATGGCTGGATGGAAACCTGTTTACGAACTTACCAGCGGCTGCTTTCGAAAAGCTATCCAATCTGGAGTTCCTAAACCTGCAGGGCAGCCTGCTGGTCTCCCTCGATGGCCATGTCTTTAAAGGTCTGAATTCCATTGCTCACCTGCACCTTGAGAGGAACAATATTCGTTCATTACCTGGCACAGTCTTCCAGGGCACACCCAACCTTGCGTCCCTCAGTCTCAACAACAATCAACTGTCTCGAATAGACGACAGGTTGTTCGCTGGACTCAGCCACATGTGGTTGTTGAACCTAGGATGGAATTCACTGTCTGTCCTGCCTGAGACGGGGTTCCAGGACCTACATGGATTACGAGAGTTAGTTCTTGCTGGGAATCGTCTGGCATATCTCCAACCGCAGCTATTTCAGGGTCTTACTGAGCTCAAAGAATTGGACCTAACTGGAAACTATCTAAAAGTTATCAAGGCAAATGTGTTTCTGAAACTACCAAAGCTGCAGAAGCTTTATCTGGCCCAAAACCAGATAGTGACCGTGGCGCCTAGGGCATTTGTGGGCATGAAATCTTTAAGATGGTTGGATCTCAGCAGAAATCGTCTATCTGCACTTCACGATGAAACTTTCCTTGGTCTACACAGCCTACATGTGCTTCGACTGTCAAATAACTCAATTAGTAGTCTAAGACCTGGGACTTTCCGTGATTTGCAGTATCTTGAGGAACTCTGCCTTTGTCACAACCAGATACGAGCCTTGGGAGTGAGAGTTTTTGAAGGGCTGGGTCATCTAGAAGTGCTGAACATGGAGAACAACCGGCTACAAGAGGCACGCATGGGCACATTTATGGGCCTGAATCACCTTGCTGTGATAAAATTGACTGGCAGTTGTTTTCACAGCCTACCGGATCAAGTTTTCAAGGGTTTGTCAAAGATCCACAGTATTCACCTTGATAGAGGCTGTTTGACAAAAGTCTCAGCCCAAAGTTTCACTGGTCTAACAGGTCTTCGTCGCCTTTTCCTGCAACACAACAACATTTCTACGGTGGACCGTCAGAGTTTTGTGGAACTACAAGGCCTGCAACAGCTTGATCTAAGGTTCAACCAGTTAACCACCATCACCTCCCACACATTTTATGGCCTGAAGAATCTTGATTACCTGCTACTGTCAGGCAACTTACTTCACAATTTTCCTGCTGAGGCCTTACTGCCACTGCAACACCTGTCTTGGCTGGATGTCTCTGGAAACAAGTTGGAGGTCCTACTTAATGCGACTATATACATGCTGCCACGTTTGCGGTACTTGAACCTGAAAGACAATGTACTGGTCAACCTTCCAGCTTCTATACCTGATAGCTTGGATCAGCTCTGGCTCTCAGGTAACAATTGGAAATGTGACTGTAGTGCTAAACCCTTCCGAGATTTCATTCTACAAAAGCCACAGGTGGTTCCACTGCAGGTTGAAATGCTTGGGGAAGGTGAGGAGCCCCATACACTTGTCACAATATACAATAACATCACATGTGCCAGCCCACCCAGCGTTTCTGGACTTGACCTGCGGAACATCAGCAGTGAACATTTTCGGGACTGTTAA